The nucleotide window CCGCACTTATCACGGAGCCGTGCGCACTCCGTGGGAACCGTCCGGCCACCCTCCCCCGGGCCGCCCGGGACTGCCTGGCCAGGGAGGCGCCCTGTGAGCGAGCCGGTACCGAACTGGTATGACAAGCAGACCAGTTCGCACAGGTTGCGCCCGGCAGGGGGTGAACCGGACGCGTCGTGACAGGACTTCCTCGAACCTCCTTTAGGATTCGGGCCCGCCATGCCCGTGTCCCCAGGCTCCCCCCGCTCTTGTCTCTGGCTGCTCCTCGGCGCCCTGCTGACCCACTCCGTCCAGGCCGCGCCGGCCCCCACCGCGGCCTCTTCCCCCGCTCCCGAGCAATGGACGGCCCAGTGGATCGCCGTGGCCGGGCAGCCGGCTCGCGCCTATGGGGTGTACCTGTTGCGGCGGACCTTCGAGCTGCCGGCCAGGCCTCGAGCATTCCGCGTGCACGTCAGCGGAGACAACCGCTACCAGCTCTTCGTCAATGGCGTGCGGGTGGTGCGCGGCCCGGCCCGGGGCGACGTCGAGAACTGGCGCTATGAGACGGTCGACATCGGCCCCCAGCTTCGCGCCGGGCGCAATGTCCTGGCCGCGGTGGTGTGGAACTACGCCGAGCATTCACCCTTCGCCCAGGTCAGCCACCGCACCGGGTTCGTCCTGCAGGGAGTCGGCGCGCAGGAGAGCGCCCTGGTCGACAGCGGCCCCGCGTGGAAGGCCATCCGGGACGAGGGCTTCGAGGTGCTCCCCATGGACTTCCAGCGGATGAAGACCTTCTACGTGGCCGGGCCTGGGGACCGGCTGCGGGCGGACCGGCATCCGTGGGGCTGGGAGCTGCCCGGCTTCGATGATGCGGCGTGGCCTCCCGCGCAGGTCGTGGCACCGGCGGCGGCGAAGGGGACGAACGTCACCGACCTCGATTGGCTGCTGGTGCCTCGCACCATCCCGCTCATGGAGGAGCGCCCCGAGCGGTTGAAGGCCATGCGCCGCGCCACCGGCGTCCAGGTGCCCCCGGGGTTCCCCGCCCAGCCCGCCGCGGTGCGAGTGCCCGCGCGGACTCGCGCCGAGCTGTTGCTGGACCAGGGCTCGCTGACCACCGCCTATCTGGAGCTCGTCGTCTCGGGCGGGCGAGGCGCGAAGGTGGAGCTGGCCTACGCCGAGAACCTCTGGGGCGCTGACGGCAAGGAGAAGGGCCACCGCGACGAGGTGGAGGGAAAGAGCTTCCGAGGCAACGCGGACGAGCTGTGGCCGGATGGCGGCACCCGGCGCCTGTTCTCGCCGCTGTGGTGGCGCACCTGGCGCTACGTGCGGCTCACCGTCGAGACAGCCGACGAGCCGCTCACCCTCGAGGACCTGCGCGGCGTATACACCGGCTATCCCTTCGAGCGGCGGGCGCGCTTCGACGCCCGGTCCTCCGAGCTGGAGAAGATCCTCGACGTGGGCTGGCGGACCGCGCGCCTGTGCGCCCATGAGACATATATGGACTGCCCCTACTACGAGCAGATCCAGTACGTGGGCGACACGCGGGTGCAGGCGCTGGTCTCCCTCTATATGTCCGGGGACGACCGGCTGATGCGCAACGCCATCGTCCAGTTCAACCAGTCCCGCACGGGAGACGAGCCGCCCATGAGCCGCTATCCCGTCTCCTCGCCCCAGTACATCCCCGCCTTCTCGCTGCTCTGGGTGGGCCTGGTGCATGACCACTGGTGGTACCGAGGCGATCCGGCGTTCGCGCGGGAGCAGCTCCCCGGCGTCCGCGCGGTGCTGTCGTACTTCCAGCGGCACTCGCGGCCGGACGGCGGGCTGGCGCGGCTGCCCTATTGGGGCTTCGTCGACTGGGTGGACGGGTGGCCCGGAGGTGTGCCCCCGAGCTGGAGCGTACCGCCCCCCTGGAGCAAGCCTCGCGAGACGTTCTTCCCGGAGAGCGATGCCCTGGGCGCTTCGTCCCTGTTCGATCTGCACCTGCTGCTCGCGTACACCTGGGCCGCGGAGCTGGAGCGCTCCGTGGGAGACGCGGCGCTCGCGGAGCAGCACGCGAAGGCCGCCGCCGCGCTGAGAGCCACCCTCCGCCACCTCTACTGGGATGAGGGTCGGAAGCTCTTCGCCGACACCGCCCACCGAAGGAGCTTCTCGGTGCACGCGAACGCGCTCGCCGTCCTGGCCGACGTCGTCACTGGCGATGAGGCGCGGACCCTGCTGGAGCGGGCGCTCGCCGACACGTCCCTCACCCGCCCGACCATCTACTTCCGCTTCTATGTCCACGACGCCATGCGCAAGGCAGGGCTGGGAGACCAGTACCTGGATCAGCTGGGGCCCTGGCGCCGCATGCTGTCCCAGGGGCTGACGACGTGGGCCGAGACGGAGGACCCGTCCCGCTCCGAGTGTCACGCCTGGGGCGCGAGCCCCAACATCGAGCTCTACCGCACCGTGCTGGGCATCGACGCGGCGGCGCCCGGCTGGCAGCGGGTGAGCCTGCGACCGGCGCTGGGCTCGCTCCCGCAGGCGAGTGGCACCATCCCTCATCCTCGCGGCGAGCTGTCCGTGGCGTATGCCGTGAGGAACGGGCGGCTCGAGGCTCGCGTCCAGCTTCCCCCAGGCGTCCCGGGAGAGCTCACCTGGGGAGGACAGACCCGGGCGCTGGCGCCCGGACGCAGTGTCGTGACCCTCGAGGCTCGCGCGGAGGCTCCTCGCTGAGCGGACCGCCTCCGGAGCTCCAGGGCCGCATGGTGTCCGCCCTGCGAGGCGGGGGCTCCGCTGACGGGGCACACTCCGGGTGCGCTCCGACCTGATGCGTCGGTGCAGCCGCCCCGCCGTGCTGAGGCGGCGAGGCTGTCGGTCGAGGTGGACAGTCGCGAGCGAAGCAGGCACGTTCCCCGCCGTCGCGCCCGTGCAG belongs to Hyalangium gracile and includes:
- a CDS encoding alpha-L-rhamnosidase-related protein, producing the protein MPVSPGSPRSCLWLLLGALLTHSVQAAPAPTAASSPAPEQWTAQWIAVAGQPARAYGVYLLRRTFELPARPRAFRVHVSGDNRYQLFVNGVRVVRGPARGDVENWRYETVDIGPQLRAGRNVLAAVVWNYAEHSPFAQVSHRTGFVLQGVGAQESALVDSGPAWKAIRDEGFEVLPMDFQRMKTFYVAGPGDRLRADRHPWGWELPGFDDAAWPPAQVVAPAAAKGTNVTDLDWLLVPRTIPLMEERPERLKAMRRATGVQVPPGFPAQPAAVRVPARTRAELLLDQGSLTTAYLELVVSGGRGAKVELAYAENLWGADGKEKGHRDEVEGKSFRGNADELWPDGGTRRLFSPLWWRTWRYVRLTVETADEPLTLEDLRGVYTGYPFERRARFDARSSELEKILDVGWRTARLCAHETYMDCPYYEQIQYVGDTRVQALVSLYMSGDDRLMRNAIVQFNQSRTGDEPPMSRYPVSSPQYIPAFSLLWVGLVHDHWWYRGDPAFAREQLPGVRAVLSYFQRHSRPDGGLARLPYWGFVDWVDGWPGGVPPSWSVPPPWSKPRETFFPESDALGASSLFDLHLLLAYTWAAELERSVGDAALAEQHAKAAAALRATLRHLYWDEGRKLFADTAHRRSFSVHANALAVLADVVTGDEARTLLERALADTSLTRPTIYFRFYVHDAMRKAGLGDQYLDQLGPWRRMLSQGLTTWAETEDPSRSECHAWGASPNIELYRTVLGIDAAAPGWQRVSLRPALGSLPQASGTIPHPRGELSVAYAVRNGRLEARVQLPPGVPGELTWGGQTRALAPGRSVVTLEARAEAPR